DNA from Chitinispirillum alkaliphilum:
CCAAATCAGGACCATGGTGATAACCTTATTATTATCAATGCTGATAAGGTGAAGCTGACAGGAAAAAAAGCTGACACAAAAGAGTATTTCCGTCACTCCAGATATCCCGGTGGTGGAAAAACAAGATCGTTTAAGGAACAGATCGCACAGGATTCAACCAAAGTGATCACACATGCTGTACGCGGCATGTTGTCAAAAAACGTTCTTGGCAGATCAATAATGAGAAAACTACATGTATATTCTGGAACAACCCATCCCCACGCTGCACAGCAGCCCAAAGAGCTAAAGTTTTAACTGCTCTGGGATAAATAAAGAGGAGCTGTATTTTGGAAAACAGATTTTCTGCTACAGGAAGGCGCAAAAATGCGATAGCATCTGTAATTCTTAAACCTGGTAAAGGTGAAAGAATTGTAAATGGGAAACCGATAATCGATTATCTGAAAAGTGATGTTCTGGTAATGGACGTAGAGCAGCCCCTTGCAGTTCTCCAGGCTTCAGAGAATTTTGACGTAGTAGCCAGAGTAAGAGGTGGCGGACTACGGGGTCAATCAGGTGCGATCAGACTTGGCATTTCACGTGCATTAGCACACATTAATGAAGACAATCAGAAACTGATGCGTAAAAACGGCTTTCTCACACGCGACTCTCGCGTTGTTGAGAGAAAAAAGTATGGACAGGCCGGTGCCCGCAAAAGATTCCAGTTCTCAAAGCGTTAATTACCAATTACTATTTCATAACACACACGGGTTAGCAAAAGATGGGTGTCATCCATTTCAAAAATGGATGATATTCTTTTGCAGTGATGTCCGTGGTGGTTCAAACCCAATCCCTCACAAGGAGTAATAAGCATGTCATCACTTACCTTACAGAAACTTCTGGATGCAGGTACTCACTTCGGACACCAGACAAAGCGCTGGAATC
Protein-coding regions in this window:
- a CDS encoding 50S ribosomal protein L13p (L13Ae), which codes for MKTVVVDTRSISREWYVINAADQTLGRLASEAARVLMGKNKVAYSPNQDHGDNLIIINADKVKLTGKKADTKEYFRHSRYPGGGKTRSFKEQIAQDSTKVITHAVRGMLSKNVLGRSIMRKLHVYSGTTHPHAAQQPKELKF
- a CDS encoding 30S ribosomal protein S9p (S16e); the encoded protein is MENRFSATGRRKNAIASVILKPGKGERIVNGKPIIDYLKSDVLVMDVEQPLAVLQASENFDVVARVRGGGLRGQSGAIRLGISRALAHINEDNQKLMRKNGFLTRDSRVVERKKYGQAGARKRFQFSKR